A single region of the Nocardioides ochotonae genome encodes:
- a CDS encoding catalase, translating into MDPKQTAKAAKDKIEEAAEAVVDKASAMMGPTVPGAPGPVPAPVDEPTTPKEPLPPKPDQGAPATGTATGAPTGAPPTARAQQSAYLTNSTGTRLRDTDHSLKAGERGPTLLQDHHLREKITHFDHERIPERVVHARGAGAHGVFEGYGSAESVTMAGLFAKGKETPVFVRFSTVLGSRGSSDTVRDTRGFATKFYTEEGNWDLVANNIPVFFIQDGIKFPDVIHAGKPHPDREIPQAQSAHDTFWDFVSLHTEAQHHTMWNMSDRGIPRSYRMMEGFGVHTFRLVNAEGKTSLAKFHWKPKLGVHSLTWEEAQLINGIDPDFHRRDLYDSIEAGAFPEWELGIQVFPDEPDQMFAGIDLLDPTKIVPEELAPVQPIGKLTLNANPTNFFAEVEQIAFHVGHLVPGIDVTDDPLLQTRLFSYVDTQLSRLGGPNYNQIPVNRPHVPTNDMFRDGFHQHAVHSGVAPYKPNSLDGGCPFAAGADLSDEQTRAFVEAAVKVAEATKVRDLPASYDDHYSQTRQFWLSMTPVEKEHIIRAYTFELGKCYEQAVKERQLQCLANIDPVLCQEVATGLGLPAPEPTIPLVDLDPSPALSQVKGPFPPDGRMIGIVVDPAGDLSGVDALRRTIHDAGMVALLIGPHGGTIDGMPVQRTFATGRSVEVDVLLVAGSPVPAPDALANRDDKAGAPAGPGLDPRVALMIQECYRHAKVIGAWGDGVNALTAAGISDDDAGVISGDSAAEVFGMVQEEMGFHRVWNRFATTV; encoded by the coding sequence ATGGATCCCAAGCAGACCGCGAAGGCCGCCAAGGACAAGATCGAGGAGGCCGCCGAAGCCGTTGTGGACAAGGCCTCCGCCATGATGGGCCCGACCGTTCCCGGCGCTCCCGGGCCCGTGCCCGCCCCGGTGGACGAGCCGACCACCCCGAAGGAGCCGCTGCCGCCCAAGCCCGACCAGGGCGCACCCGCGACCGGTACGGCGACCGGCGCCCCGACCGGCGCGCCGCCCACCGCGCGCGCCCAGCAGTCGGCGTACCTCACCAACTCCACCGGCACCCGCCTGCGCGACACCGACCACTCGCTGAAGGCCGGCGAGCGCGGCCCGACGCTCCTGCAGGACCACCACCTGCGCGAGAAGATCACCCACTTCGACCACGAGCGCATCCCCGAGCGCGTCGTGCACGCCCGCGGCGCCGGCGCCCACGGCGTCTTCGAGGGCTACGGCTCCGCCGAGTCGGTGACGATGGCGGGCCTGTTCGCCAAGGGCAAGGAGACCCCGGTCTTCGTCCGTTTCTCCACCGTCCTCGGCTCGCGCGGCTCCTCCGACACCGTGCGCGACACCCGCGGGTTCGCGACGAAGTTCTACACCGAGGAGGGCAACTGGGACCTGGTCGCCAACAACATCCCGGTCTTCTTCATCCAGGACGGCATCAAGTTCCCCGACGTCATCCACGCCGGCAAGCCGCACCCGGACCGGGAGATCCCGCAGGCGCAGAGCGCCCACGACACCTTCTGGGACTTCGTGTCGCTGCACACCGAGGCCCAGCACCACACCATGTGGAACATGTCCGACCGGGGCATCCCGCGCTCCTACCGGATGATGGAGGGCTTCGGCGTCCACACGTTCCGCCTGGTCAACGCCGAGGGCAAGACGTCCCTGGCGAAGTTCCACTGGAAGCCCAAGCTGGGCGTGCACTCCCTCACGTGGGAGGAGGCCCAGCTCATCAACGGCATCGACCCCGACTTCCACCGCCGCGACCTCTACGACTCCATCGAGGCCGGGGCATTCCCCGAGTGGGAGCTGGGCATCCAGGTCTTCCCCGACGAGCCCGACCAGATGTTCGCCGGGATCGACCTGCTCGACCCGACCAAGATCGTGCCCGAGGAGCTCGCCCCGGTGCAGCCGATCGGCAAGCTCACGCTCAACGCGAACCCGACGAACTTCTTCGCCGAGGTCGAGCAGATCGCCTTCCACGTCGGCCACCTGGTGCCGGGCATCGACGTCACCGACGACCCGCTGCTCCAGACGCGACTGTTCTCCTACGTCGACACGCAGCTGTCGCGCCTCGGCGGCCCGAACTACAACCAGATCCCGGTCAACCGTCCGCACGTGCCGACCAACGACATGTTCCGCGACGGCTTCCACCAGCACGCCGTGCACAGCGGCGTCGCGCCGTACAAGCCGAACTCGCTGGACGGCGGCTGCCCGTTCGCAGCCGGCGCCGACCTGAGCGACGAGCAGACCCGCGCCTTCGTGGAGGCCGCGGTCAAGGTCGCCGAGGCCACCAAGGTGCGCGACCTCCCGGCCTCCTACGACGACCACTACAGCCAGACCCGCCAGTTCTGGCTGAGCATGACCCCGGTCGAGAAGGAGCACATCATCCGGGCCTACACCTTCGAGCTCGGCAAGTGCTACGAACAGGCGGTCAAGGAGCGTCAGCTGCAGTGCCTGGCCAACATCGACCCGGTGCTGTGCCAGGAGGTCGCGACCGGCCTCGGCCTGCCCGCCCCGGAGCCGACGATCCCGCTGGTGGACCTCGACCCGAGCCCGGCGCTGTCGCAGGTCAAGGGGCCGTTCCCGCCCGACGGCCGGATGATCGGCATCGTGGTCGACCCCGCCGGTGACCTCTCCGGCGTCGACGCGCTGCGCCGCACGATCCACGACGCCGGCATGGTGGCGCTGCTGATCGGCCCGCACGGCGGGACCATCGACGGGATGCCGGTGCAGCGGACCTTCGCGACCGGCCGCTCGGTCGAGGTCGACGTGCTGCTGGTCGCGGGAAGCCCGGTCCCGGCTCCCGACGCGCTCGCCAACCGTGACGACAAGGCCGGCGCCCCCGCCGGTCCCGGCCTCGACCCCCGGGTCGCGCTGATGATCCAGGAGTGCTACCGCCACGCGAAGGTGATCGGCGCCTGGGGCGACGGCGTCAACGCCCTCACCGCCGCCGGCATCTCCGACGACGACGCGGGCGTGATCAGCGGTGACAGCGCCGCCGAGGTCTTCGGCATGGTCCAGGAGGAGATGGGCTTCCACCGCGTGTGGAACCGCTTCGCCACGACCGTGTGA
- a CDS encoding YihY/virulence factor BrkB family protein: MSTTAQPDRPSPDHDPDDDGKVDSPTDLHKRSWGYVLRKVQREFSKDQCTDLAAALTYYAVLAMFPAAIALTSVLGLVGQGTEAVDEVLKILRDLGADGAVDTIGPTLKELSRSQGAGLALVLGLAGALWSASGYVGAFGRAMNRMYEIDEGRPIWKLRPVMLVVTAVVVVLAAIVLLALVLTGPVAETVGDAVGLGSTAVLVWQIAKWPFVLGAVVVIVALLYYATPNVKQPKFRWVSVGAVLAILTWVVLSAAFGFYVANFSSYSKTYGALAGVIVFLLWLWLTNIALLFGAELDAELERGRELQSGIEAERTIQLPPRDTRNIEKKQQKEAADIERGRALREQAKQAEHAERSPD, encoded by the coding sequence ATGAGCACGACTGCGCAGCCCGATCGCCCCTCCCCCGACCACGACCCCGACGACGACGGCAAGGTCGACTCCCCCACGGACCTGCACAAGCGGTCCTGGGGCTACGTCCTGCGCAAGGTGCAGCGCGAGTTCAGCAAGGACCAGTGCACCGATCTGGCCGCCGCGCTGACCTACTACGCCGTCCTTGCGATGTTCCCGGCGGCGATCGCCCTCACCTCGGTCCTCGGCCTCGTCGGCCAGGGCACCGAGGCGGTCGACGAGGTCCTGAAGATCCTGCGCGACCTCGGCGCCGACGGCGCGGTCGACACCATCGGCCCGACGCTGAAGGAGCTCAGCCGCTCCCAGGGCGCGGGCCTCGCCCTGGTCCTCGGTCTCGCCGGCGCCCTCTGGTCGGCGAGCGGGTACGTCGGCGCGTTCGGCCGGGCGATGAACCGGATGTATGAGATCGACGAGGGCCGCCCGATCTGGAAGCTGCGCCCGGTCATGCTCGTGGTGACCGCGGTCGTGGTGGTCCTGGCCGCCATCGTCCTGCTGGCCCTGGTGCTCACCGGCCCGGTCGCCGAGACCGTCGGCGACGCGGTCGGCCTGGGCTCGACCGCCGTGCTGGTCTGGCAGATCGCCAAGTGGCCCTTCGTCCTGGGCGCGGTCGTGGTGATCGTGGCTCTGCTCTACTACGCCACCCCCAACGTCAAGCAGCCGAAGTTCCGCTGGGTCAGCGTCGGGGCCGTGCTCGCGATCCTCACCTGGGTCGTGCTCTCGGCGGCGTTCGGCTTCTACGTCGCGAACTTCTCCTCCTACAGCAAGACCTACGGCGCGCTCGCGGGTGTCATCGTCTTCCTCCTGTGGCTGTGGCTCACCAACATCGCCCTCCTCTTCGGTGCCGAGCTCGACGCCGAGCTGGAGCGCGGCCGGGAGCTGCAGTCCGGGATCGAGGCGGAGAGGACGATCCAGCTCCCGCCGCGCGACACCCGCAACATCGAGAAGAAGCAGCAGAAGGAGGCCGCCGACATCGAGCGCGGCCGAGCCCTGCGCGAGCAGGCCAAGCAGGCTGAGCACGCCGAGCGCAGTCCGGACTGA
- a CDS encoding FAD-dependent oxidoreductase, with protein sequence MALTSIWQDRNPHTASADLDPPVLDGDHDVVVVGGGLTGVTTALLLARAGRSVLLVEAERLGAVTTGRSTAKVSLLQGTQYSRIAHRHAEPVLRDYATANREAQAWLVRFCHDHGVPVQTRPAYTYAHSARGEQSLGAELEATRRAGLETEWVEEVPLPYRTRGAVRLDDQAQVDPCELLDALAAQAVAHGVRIVEGVRVRRVTGGAPVRVVSDHGTASADRVVVATNMPILDRGAFFARMHPSRSYGLAFRTPGPAVDGMYLSADSPSRSLRDAPGTDGGAVLLVGGNGHKVGAPVSEQGQIDGLREWTAQWFPEAEETHAWSAQDYVPHHALPFAGPILPRSEEILVAGGFSKWGMTNGVAAALAISGRVLGGHMAWAGILEPWRFREVTGMLDFARLNGEVGLELAGGWLRPMLRPGLGPAPAEGEGVVRLDHAGAPSAVSRVDGVERRVSAVCSHLRGIVRWNDAEKSWDCPLHGSRFAPDGEVLEGPATCGLARR encoded by the coding sequence GTGGCGCTCACCTCGATCTGGCAGGACCGCAACCCCCATACCGCGAGCGCGGACCTCGACCCGCCGGTGCTCGACGGCGACCACGACGTGGTGGTGGTCGGCGGCGGACTCACCGGCGTGACGACCGCGCTGCTCCTCGCCCGGGCCGGGCGCTCGGTCCTCCTCGTCGAGGCCGAGCGGCTCGGCGCCGTCACCACCGGGCGCAGCACCGCGAAGGTGAGCCTGCTCCAAGGCACGCAGTACTCCCGGATCGCCCACCGTCACGCCGAGCCGGTGCTGCGCGACTACGCGACGGCCAACCGTGAGGCCCAGGCCTGGCTGGTGCGGTTCTGCCACGACCACGGCGTACCCGTGCAGACCCGGCCGGCGTACACCTACGCGCACAGCGCACGCGGCGAGCAGTCGCTGGGTGCGGAGCTCGAGGCGACCCGGCGCGCCGGCTTGGAGACCGAATGGGTCGAGGAGGTGCCGCTTCCCTACCGCACCCGCGGCGCCGTCCGGCTCGACGACCAGGCGCAGGTCGACCCGTGCGAGCTCCTCGACGCGCTGGCCGCGCAGGCCGTCGCCCACGGCGTGCGCATCGTCGAGGGCGTCCGTGTGCGCCGGGTGACCGGCGGCGCGCCGGTGCGGGTGGTCTCCGACCACGGCACCGCCTCCGCGGACCGGGTGGTGGTCGCCACCAACATGCCGATCCTCGACCGCGGTGCCTTCTTCGCCCGGATGCACCCGAGCCGCTCCTACGGGCTGGCGTTCCGCACGCCCGGGCCTGCGGTCGACGGCATGTACCTCTCCGCCGACTCCCCGTCACGCTCGCTGCGCGACGCCCCCGGCACGGACGGCGGCGCCGTGCTGCTGGTCGGGGGCAACGGGCACAAGGTGGGCGCCCCGGTCTCCGAGCAGGGCCAGATCGACGGGCTGCGGGAGTGGACGGCGCAGTGGTTCCCCGAGGCGGAGGAGACCCACGCCTGGTCGGCGCAGGACTACGTCCCCCACCACGCGCTCCCGTTCGCCGGCCCGATCCTGCCGCGCAGCGAGGAGATCCTGGTCGCGGGTGGCTTCTCGAAGTGGGGCATGACCAACGGCGTGGCCGCCGCGCTCGCGATCTCCGGTCGGGTCCTGGGCGGGCACATGGCCTGGGCCGGCATCCTCGAGCCGTGGCGCTTCCGGGAGGTGACCGGCATGCTGGACTTCGCCCGGCTCAACGGCGAGGTCGGCCTCGAGCTGGCCGGGGGCTGGCTGCGACCGATGCTGCGCCCCGGGCTGGGGCCGGCGCCCGCGGAGGGCGAGGGCGTCGTACGCCTGGACCACGCGGGCGCGCCGAGTGCGGTGTCCCGGGTCGACGGCGTCGAGCGCCGGGTGTCGGCAGTGTGCAGCCATCTGCGCGGGATCGTGCGCTGGAACGACGCCGAGAAGAGCTGGGACTGCCCCCTGCACGGCTCGCGCTTCGCACCCGACGGCGAGGTGCTCGAGGGGCCGGCGACCTGCGGCCTGGCCCGACGTTGA
- a CDS encoding sugar O-acetyltransferase — protein sequence MSAERPAPQTDPLDPVDPADAGAQADPRTMRERMLAGDLYIADDPELLEAADRAHDLVAAYNATTSRQRPLRRELLERLLGSVGADVELRPPLHVDYGAHLTVGPRTFANFGLMALDVAPITIGADVMIGPNVQLLTPTHPIDPDLRRAKWEAALPIVIGDNVWLGGGVVVCPGVTIGADTVVGAGAVVTRDLPARVVAVGNPARVVRTIDGSQGGAGGAASDNTTPPSGAA from the coding sequence GTGAGCGCGGAGCGTCCGGCCCCCCAGACGGACCCGCTGGACCCGGTGGACCCCGCCGACGCCGGCGCGCAGGCGGATCCGCGCACGATGCGCGAGCGGATGCTCGCCGGCGACCTCTACATCGCCGACGACCCCGAGCTCCTCGAGGCGGCCGACCGCGCCCACGACCTCGTCGCGGCCTACAACGCGACCACCAGCCGGCAACGGCCGCTGCGCCGCGAGCTGCTCGAGCGGCTGCTCGGCTCGGTGGGCGCGGACGTCGAGCTGCGTCCGCCCCTGCACGTCGACTACGGCGCCCACCTGACGGTCGGGCCCCGGACCTTCGCGAACTTCGGCCTGATGGCGCTGGACGTCGCGCCGATCACGATCGGGGCGGACGTGATGATCGGTCCGAACGTGCAGCTGCTCACGCCGACCCACCCGATCGACCCGGACCTGCGCCGGGCCAAGTGGGAGGCGGCGCTGCCGATCGTCATCGGGGACAACGTCTGGCTCGGCGGCGGCGTCGTGGTCTGTCCCGGCGTCACGATCGGCGCGGACACGGTCGTCGGGGCCGGGGCGGTGGTCACCCGTGACCTGCCTGCCCGGGTGGTCGCCGTGGGCAATCCGGCGCGGGTGGTGCGCACGATCGACGGGTCGCAGGGCGGTGCCGGTGGAGCGGCCTCGGACAACACGACGCCCCCGTCGGGAGCTGCGTGA
- a CDS encoding DUF1059 domain-containing protein, producing the protein MKTRLTCPCGTTVTGADEDELVSRTQEHLAAEHPGMDYDREQILFIAT; encoded by the coding sequence ATGAAGACCCGACTGACGTGCCCGTGCGGCACCACGGTGACCGGAGCCGACGAGGACGAGCTGGTCTCCCGGACCCAGGAGCACCTCGCGGCCGAGCACCCGGGGATGGACTACGACCGCGAGCAGATCCTGTTCATCGCCACGTGA
- a CDS encoding response regulator — MSGHVQQPPIRVLLVDDAVETRGLVRLALRLRGGFDVLAETGSGEEAVALAARLQPDVVVLDLGLPDLAGRTVLTQVREAAPSVQVVVFSGADPHDADLAWYEQHTAGYVVKNEEIDYLVDLVLAAGRPTLPSPAQTAEVDLPQDLSSVRQARSVVRSTLATWELEHLHDEACLVVSELATNALNHAQSSFCVRLSLHPTTVRIEVGDSGHGTPEPQPHSATREGGRGMLLVAAMSASWGIDRSEGGKVVWAELARETAGRPGS, encoded by the coding sequence GTGAGCGGGCACGTGCAGCAGCCCCCGATCCGGGTGCTCCTGGTCGACGACGCGGTCGAGACCCGTGGCCTGGTCCGCCTGGCCCTGCGCCTGCGCGGGGGCTTCGACGTGCTCGCGGAGACCGGAAGCGGCGAGGAGGCGGTCGCCCTGGCGGCGCGCCTGCAGCCCGACGTGGTGGTGCTCGACCTCGGCCTGCCCGACCTCGCAGGGCGCACCGTGCTCACCCAGGTCCGCGAGGCGGCTCCCAGCGTGCAGGTCGTCGTCTTCTCCGGCGCCGACCCGCACGACGCCGACCTGGCGTGGTACGAGCAGCACACGGCCGGCTACGTCGTGAAGAACGAGGAGATCGACTACCTCGTGGACCTGGTCCTGGCCGCCGGCCGACCCACGCTGCCCTCTCCTGCGCAGACGGCCGAGGTGGACCTGCCGCAGGACCTGTCCAGCGTGCGTCAGGCCCGCTCCGTGGTGCGCAGCACGCTGGCGACCTGGGAGCTCGAGCACCTCCACGACGAGGCCTGCCTGGTGGTCTCCGAGCTCGCCACCAACGCGCTCAACCACGCCCAGTCCTCCTTCTGCGTCCGGCTGAGCCTGCACCCCACGACGGTGCGCATCGAGGTGGGGGACAGCGGGCACGGCACCCCCGAGCCCCAGCCGCACAGCGCCACCCGCGAGGGCGGGCGCGGGATGCTGCTGGTCGCGGCGATGTCGGCGTCGTGGGGAATCGACCGCTCCGAGGGCGGCAAGGTCGTCTGGGCCGAGCTGGCACGCGAGACAGCGGGGCGTCCCGGGTCGTAG
- a CDS encoding PAS domain S-box protein produces MSTGSAAARGTTVVVVDDAADLRALVRARLRVSGQFEVVGEGADGRQAVELVRAHRPDLLVMDVSMPVMDGLEALPLVRAASPGTVVVMFSGFDQQDLADRALGLGAAGYLQKSSSLDTLPAELAAVLASGSAGAAGVERPEHPHVEPVLQQHVERFREVFDDAAIGMATLTLSGRVVRANASLSQLLGLDPDSLVGQPYADLTDLGERGLARALTRVVDGGEDVVEFGHGLASAPERRLQATVTPVRDARDRPLYLLVQVQDLTRQREADEALRNSEQRFKLLVETVQDYAIFMLDVEGHVASWNAGAARTKGYTAEEIVGQHFRVFYPPDVQRSGHPEHELELAVRDGRYEEEGWRLRKDGTRFWAQVTITAVRDETGRLVGFAKVTRDVTERHMFLESQERSARALAEANERLKKVADEQARFVAVTAHELRGPLGTMGMSAGMLQRHWDELLDDERDSLLQGMVDSASQLDRLLTDLLTVSRAQGQALDLRPQPVEVLPHLQGLAVARAKRDPRAEVVLDGEDAVVLADPGRLTQAMDNLVTNALRHGRAPVRVQVTPRSRTVEIAVTDAGDGVDPEMVPRLFGRFATGSAKGTGLGLHIVRELARAHGGDATYRSDDGAFVLELPRHDVAPDSAVDGGTR; encoded by the coding sequence ATGTCGACTGGGTCCGCCGCCGCTCGGGGTACCACGGTCGTCGTCGTCGACGACGCCGCGGACCTGCGGGCACTGGTCCGGGCCCGGCTGCGCGTCTCTGGCCAGTTCGAGGTCGTGGGTGAGGGGGCCGACGGACGCCAGGCGGTCGAGCTGGTCCGCGCTCACCGTCCGGACCTGCTGGTGATGGACGTGTCGATGCCGGTGATGGACGGCCTCGAGGCTCTCCCGCTGGTCCGCGCGGCCTCGCCGGGCACCGTGGTCGTGATGTTCTCGGGGTTCGACCAGCAGGACCTGGCCGACCGCGCCCTCGGGCTCGGCGCCGCGGGGTACCTCCAGAAGTCCTCGAGCCTGGACACCCTCCCCGCCGAGCTGGCGGCGGTCCTCGCGTCCGGCTCTGCGGGCGCGGCGGGGGTCGAGCGACCGGAGCACCCGCACGTGGAGCCCGTCCTCCAGCAGCACGTCGAGCGCTTCCGCGAGGTCTTCGACGACGCGGCGATCGGGATGGCGACCCTCACCCTCTCCGGGCGGGTCGTGCGCGCGAACGCCAGCCTCTCGCAGCTGCTGGGGCTCGACCCGGACTCCCTCGTCGGCCAGCCGTACGCCGACCTGACCGACCTCGGCGAACGCGGCCTCGCCCGCGCGCTCACGCGCGTGGTGGACGGCGGCGAGGACGTGGTCGAGTTTGGCCACGGTCTCGCGAGTGCCCCGGAGCGGCGCCTGCAGGCCACCGTCACGCCGGTGCGCGACGCGCGCGACCGGCCGCTGTACCTGCTGGTGCAGGTGCAGGACCTGACCCGCCAGCGCGAGGCGGACGAGGCCCTGCGCAACAGTGAGCAGCGCTTCAAGCTGCTGGTCGAGACGGTCCAGGACTACGCGATCTTCATGCTGGACGTCGAGGGCCACGTCGCGAGCTGGAACGCCGGTGCCGCCCGCACCAAGGGCTACACGGCAGAGGAGATCGTCGGCCAGCACTTCCGGGTCTTCTACCCCCCGGACGTCCAGCGCTCCGGCCACCCCGAGCACGAGCTGGAGCTGGCCGTGCGGGACGGCCGCTACGAGGAGGAGGGCTGGCGCCTGCGCAAGGACGGCACCCGGTTCTGGGCGCAGGTCACGATCACCGCGGTGCGCGACGAGACCGGCCGGCTCGTCGGCTTCGCCAAGGTGACCCGCGACGTCACCGAGCGGCACATGTTCCTCGAGAGCCAGGAGCGCTCGGCGCGCGCCCTCGCGGAGGCCAACGAGCGGCTGAAGAAGGTCGCCGACGAGCAGGCCCGGTTCGTGGCGGTCACCGCCCACGAGCTGCGAGGCCCGCTCGGCACCATGGGGATGTCGGCGGGGATGCTCCAGCGGCACTGGGACGAGCTGCTCGACGACGAGCGCGACTCTCTGCTCCAGGGCATGGTCGACAGCGCCAGCCAGCTCGACCGGCTGCTCACCGACCTGCTGACCGTCTCGCGCGCTCAGGGTCAGGCGCTCGACCTGCGGCCCCAGCCCGTGGAGGTGCTGCCTCATCTCCAGGGGCTTGCGGTGGCGCGCGCGAAGCGGGATCCTCGGGCCGAGGTGGTCCTCGACGGCGAGGACGCCGTCGTGCTCGCCGATCCGGGAAGGCTGACGCAGGCCATGGACAACCTCGTCACCAATGCCTTGCGTCACGGCCGCGCACCGGTCCGGGTTCAGGTCACCCCCCGCAGCAGGACCGTCGAGATCGCGGTCACCGACGCCGGTGACGGCGTCGACCCCGAGATGGTGCCGCGCCTGTTCGGCCGGTTCGCCACCGGCTCGGCCAAGGGGACCGGGTTGGGCCTGCACATCGTGCGCGAGCTCGCCCGCGCCCATGGTGGCGACGCGACGTACCGCAGCGACGACGGGGCGTTCGTGCTCGAGCTGCCGCGTCACGACGTCGCTCCCGACAGTGCTGTCGATGGGGGGACAAGGTGA
- a CDS encoding sigma-70 family RNA polymerase sigma factor, with protein MSTGAMHRQAPDHVRRERTATLLAEAAQCGPGEREELLNEVVVLNIQVAHAVARRFRNRGVPLEDLEQVACCALVRAAAKFDVSQDRDFLSYAVPTMSGELKRYFRDHGWTVRPPRRIQEIHSKVVALHRSGMEDGRPATAEDIAAALDIPVTDVREALETQGCFQPASLDYTLHEDGDMTVGDLLSSDDESEREALEARVMLQPVVRRLSERDRRILHLRFAEDCTQAQIGEELGVTQMQVSRLLSRILDGLREDLAVDELQGR; from the coding sequence ATGAGTACCGGAGCGATGCACCGACAGGCGCCGGACCACGTCCGGCGCGAAAGAACCGCCACCCTGCTCGCCGAGGCCGCCCAGTGCGGTCCGGGCGAGCGCGAAGAGCTGCTGAACGAGGTCGTCGTTCTCAACATCCAGGTCGCCCACGCCGTGGCGCGACGCTTCCGCAACCGCGGGGTCCCGCTGGAGGACCTCGAGCAGGTCGCCTGCTGCGCCCTGGTGCGTGCGGCCGCGAAGTTCGACGTCTCCCAGGACCGTGACTTCCTGTCCTACGCCGTCCCCACCATGAGCGGTGAGCTGAAGCGCTACTTCCGCGACCACGGGTGGACCGTGCGGCCGCCGCGGCGCATCCAGGAGATCCACTCCAAGGTCGTCGCCCTGCACCGCTCGGGCATGGAGGACGGCCGTCCCGCCACTGCGGAGGACATCGCGGCGGCGCTGGACATCCCGGTGACCGACGTCCGCGAGGCGCTGGAGACCCAGGGCTGCTTCCAGCCGGCCTCGCTGGACTACACGCTGCACGAGGACGGCGACATGACCGTCGGCGACCTGCTCAGCAGCGACGACGAGAGCGAGCGCGAGGCCCTCGAGGCGCGGGTGATGCTCCAGCCGGTCGTGCGCCGCCTCTCCGAGCGCGACCGCCGGATCCTGCACCTGCGCTTCGCCGAGGACTGCACCCAGGCCCAGATCGGCGAGGAGCTCGGCGTCACCCAGATGCAGGTCTCCCGCCTGCTCAGCCGCATCCTGGACGGCCTTCGCGAGGACCTCGCGGTCGACGAGCTCCAGGGGCGCTGA
- a CDS encoding flavodoxin family protein: protein MPRLLVVHHTPTASVQRLAEAVVAGTRDEAIEGVEVVVRPALAASAQDVVEADGYLLGTPANFGYMSGALKHFFDSTFHRAGGALGEDGSAAQVGTGRRPYGLWVHGRYDTTGAVRSVEAITGALPWVRSAPVLEVLGDVAAEDLEAAYDLGGTIAALLSPA, encoded by the coding sequence ATGCCCCGCCTGCTGGTCGTCCACCACACCCCCACCGCGTCCGTGCAGCGCCTCGCCGAGGCCGTCGTCGCGGGCACCCGCGACGAGGCCATCGAGGGGGTCGAGGTGGTCGTGCGCCCGGCCCTGGCGGCGAGCGCGCAGGACGTGGTCGAGGCCGACGGCTACCTGCTCGGCACGCCGGCGAACTTCGGCTACATGTCAGGGGCGCTGAAGCACTTCTTCGACTCCACGTTCCACCGGGCCGGGGGCGCGCTCGGCGAGGACGGCTCCGCCGCGCAGGTGGGGACGGGTCGCCGCCCCTACGGTCTGTGGGTGCACGGGCGCTACGACACCACCGGCGCGGTGCGCTCGGTGGAGGCCATCACCGGGGCGCTGCCGTGGGTCCGTTCGGCGCCCGTGCTCGAGGTCCTGGGCGACGTCGCCGCGGAGGATCTCGAGGCGGCGTACGACCTCGGAGGCACGATCGCCGCCCTGCTCAGCCCGGCGTGA
- a CDS encoding STAS domain-containing protein translates to MEERPFSVTKTSDVLSVSGSVDEYAVIALRNAIREHSEDYTIPLHIDLSDADYLPSVAVSVLVTALRSAEQNGTTITLVAEPGTIAQRVLLVCALPYLTSLDGDDSSSSGPSVVA, encoded by the coding sequence ATGGAAGAGAGGCCCTTCTCGGTGACCAAGACCTCCGACGTGCTGAGCGTCAGCGGGTCGGTGGACGAGTACGCCGTGATCGCACTGCGCAACGCGATCCGCGAGCACTCCGAGGACTACACGATCCCCCTGCACATCGACCTCAGCGACGCTGACTACCTGCCCAGCGTGGCGGTGAGCGTGCTGGTCACCGCCCTTCGCTCCGCGGAGCAGAACGGCACCACGATCACCCTGGTCGCCGAACCCGGCACCATCGCCCAGCGCGTGCTGCTCGTGTGCGCGTTGCCCTACCTCACCTCGCTCGACGGTGACGACTCCTCCTCGTCCGGCCCGTCCGTGGTCGCCTGA